A stretch of the Leptidea sinapis chromosome 5, ilLepSina1.1, whole genome shotgun sequence genome encodes the following:
- the LOC126964429 gene encoding zinc finger protein 189-like gives MCYLCTTMLNKCRKLRNQALMAQSVMEKYSDIKEVPTSVQGTLCNLSVQHIFSCALEIPNEQFVKQECEEVMEEEDLESHEMQEDLNIANSESDDELPLYRLLNMRAVDQIDIDCNAKTTTVKTEPGQSEYVDFKTTEEKNERITKRKKHIAASNRKHKTNCCNVCGKTFIQRCHLNRHKITHTGEKPFSCEVCGKAFRRSHSLVLHSRVHTGEKLYSCKVCGKEFNQSGNLFRHKRIHTGEKPYICHVCGNSFNQSCDLKKHSRIHTGDKPYRCDICESSFTQSGNLMKHSRMHTRKNY, from the exons ATGTGCTATCTGTGCACCACAATGTTAAATAAGTGTAGGAAACTGAGAAATCAAGCTCTAATGGCTCAAAGTGTAATGGAGAAGTACTCTGATATTAAG GAAGTCCCTACATCAGTACAAGGAACTTTGTGCAATCTGTCTGTTCAGCATATTTTCTCTTGCGCACTCGAGATTCCAAACGAACAATTCGTAAAACAGGAGTGCGAGGAAGTGATGGAGGAGGAAGATCTGGAGTCGCATG AAATGCAAGAAGATCTGAATATCGCCAACTCAGAATCCGACGATGAACTGCCACTTTACCGGTTGCTGAACATGCGAGCAGTGGACCAAATTGATATTGATTGTAATG ccAAAACTACAACTGTCAAGACTGAACCCGGCCAAAGTGAATACGTCGATTTTAAAACTACAGAAGAGAAAAATGAGAGAATTACAAAACGCAAAAAACATATTGCAGCATCAAAtagaaaacacaaaacaaattgttGTAATGTTTGCGGTAAAACTTTTATTCAAAGATGTCATTTGAATAGACATAAGATAACACACACAGGGGAAAAACCATTCAGCTGTGAGGTGTGTGGGAAGGCTTTTAGGCGTTCTCATTCTTTAGTTTTACACAGTAGAGTTCACACAGGAGAAAAGCTTTATTCCTGTAAGGTATGCGGTAAAGAATTCAATCAGTCTGGAAATTTATTTAGACATAAAAGAATACATACAGGAGAGAAACCATATATATGCCATGTTTGTGGAAATAGTTTTAATCAATCCTGTGACTTGAAGAagcatagtagaatacatacagGAGACAAACCATATAGATGCGACATCTGTGAATCAAGTTTTACTCAATCCGGTAACTTGATGAAGCATAGTAGAATGCATACAAGGAAAAACTATTAG